Proteins co-encoded in one Jeotgalibacillus malaysiensis genomic window:
- a CDS encoding AMP-binding protein produces the protein MVEKTVGQIVKEMAHSYGDVEAYVYPEHNIRKTYSEFDQETDELAKAFMGIGIEKGEHVAIWSENKREWLLSQYATGKMGAVLVTVNTNYQQAELTYLLEQSDATTLILGEEFKGTSYIDIINTVCPALASSEKGNLQQNKLPHLKRVIVMSDNDYPGIYTWSEFQQFARKISDQALPERLQELDVQDVINIQYTSGTTGFPKGVMLTHHNIVNNAQLIGDYMKLTTKDRVCIPVPFFHCFGCVLGTLAAVTHGSTMVLLEQFDPLKVLQAVQKEKCTALHGVPTMFIAELNHPDYHTFDTSSLRTGIMAGSPCPIEVMKKVIHDMGADEITICYGQTESSPVITQTRPDDAIEKRVATVGKPHPDVEVKIIDPVTGQEVKTGEPGELCTRGYLIMKGYYKNQEATDAAIDHEGWLHTGDIAVMDEDGYIAITGRIKDMIIRGGENIYPREIEEFLYQHPSIQDVQVVGVPDAKYGEELMAWIILKEGSSMQEEELRGYCRGKISHHKIPRYIEFTDSYPMTASGKIQKYVLREMSLEKAGVETS, from the coding sequence ATGGTTGAGAAGACGGTCGGTCAGATTGTGAAGGAGATGGCGCATTCATATGGGGATGTGGAAGCGTATGTGTATCCTGAACACAACATTCGAAAAACGTATAGCGAGTTTGATCAGGAAACGGATGAACTCGCAAAAGCATTTATGGGAATTGGCATTGAAAAAGGGGAACATGTGGCGATCTGGTCAGAAAATAAGCGCGAGTGGCTTTTGAGTCAATATGCCACAGGGAAAATGGGCGCTGTTCTGGTCACTGTGAATACAAACTATCAGCAGGCGGAACTCACTTATCTGCTGGAGCAGTCTGATGCCACAACACTGATCCTTGGAGAGGAATTTAAAGGCACCTCTTACATAGATATCATCAACACAGTATGTCCGGCGCTTGCTTCTTCCGAAAAAGGGAACCTGCAGCAGAATAAGCTGCCACATTTAAAACGGGTCATTGTGATGAGTGACAATGACTATCCAGGGATTTACACATGGTCGGAATTTCAGCAATTTGCCCGCAAGATCTCAGACCAGGCACTGCCTGAGAGACTCCAGGAACTTGACGTGCAGGACGTCATTAATATTCAGTACACCTCAGGCACGACCGGTTTTCCAAAAGGGGTTATGCTGACGCATCATAATATCGTCAACAACGCGCAGCTGATCGGTGACTATATGAAGCTGACAACCAAAGACAGAGTGTGCATTCCGGTGCCTTTCTTTCACTGCTTCGGCTGCGTATTAGGAACGCTTGCAGCTGTGACGCATGGCTCAACGATGGTATTGCTTGAACAGTTTGACCCGCTGAAGGTGCTGCAGGCTGTACAGAAAGAAAAGTGCACGGCATTACACGGCGTACCAACAATGTTCATTGCTGAGCTGAATCATCCGGACTATCATACATTTGATACATCATCACTGCGTACTGGTATTATGGCGGGATCCCCGTGCCCGATTGAAGTGATGAAAAAGGTCATTCATGATATGGGAGCGGATGAAATTACGATCTGTTATGGCCAGACCGAATCCTCACCGGTGATTACCCAAACAAGGCCCGATGATGCCATTGAAAAACGCGTTGCAACAGTCGGTAAGCCGCACCCGGATGTGGAAGTGAAAATCATCGATCCGGTAACTGGGCAGGAAGTGAAAACCGGTGAGCCGGGCGAATTATGTACAAGAGGCTACCTGATTATGAAAGGATATTATAAAAATCAGGAAGCAACAGATGCTGCGATTGATCATGAAGGCTGGCTTCACACGGGAGACATTGCTGTCATGGATGAAGATGGTTATATTGCTATTACAGGACGCATCAAGGATATGATCATCAGAGGCGGGGAGAACATTTATCCACGTGAAATTGAAGAATTTCTTTATCAGCATCCGTCTATTCAGGATGTACAGGTTGTCGGGGTCCCGGATGCGAAATATGGGGAAGAGCTGATGGCCTGGATTATTTTAAAAGAAGGCTCGTCTATGCAGGAAGAAGAATTAAGAGGCTACTGCCGCGGGAAGATTTCACATCACAAGATCCCGCGGTACATCGAATTTACAGACTCTTATCCGATGACGGCTTCGGGTAAGATTCAGAAATACGTGCTGAGAGAAATGTCGCTTGAAAAAGCCGGCGTAGAAACGTCATAA
- a CDS encoding branched-chain amino acid aminotransferase codes for MKIKDLEIVKRQQLKEKPSEGVPFGTTFTDHMFIMEYEEGRGWHDARITPYSPLTLDPAAMIFHYGQTIFEGLKAYRTEDDRILLFRPEKNFERLNLSGERLSIPPVDEERVLEYLKTLIELEKDWVPSTPGHSLYIRPFIIATEPNLAVSPSKTYRMMILLSPVGPYFPGGLKPVTIHVEQEFTRAVKGGTGMAKTAGNYSSGYQAQAGAKKAGNADVLWLDGIEKRYIEEVGSMNIFFKINGEVVTPALSGSILKGVTRMSIIEVLKSWGIPVTERRIAIDELYDLYEKGHVEEAFGTGTAAVISPVGELNWGDKKMVFNDHNIGELSQKLYDTITGIQTGRRPDEFNWTVEVK; via the coding sequence ATGAAGATAAAAGACCTTGAAATTGTAAAAAGACAGCAGCTGAAAGAGAAGCCATCTGAGGGGGTTCCTTTTGGTACGACGTTTACAGATCACATGTTCATTATGGAGTATGAAGAAGGGCGCGGCTGGCACGATGCGCGGATTACACCTTACTCACCGCTGACGCTTGATCCTGCAGCTATGATTTTCCACTATGGACAGACCATTTTTGAAGGGTTAAAAGCTTATCGTACAGAAGACGACCGGATTCTTCTGTTCCGTCCTGAGAAAAACTTTGAGCGCTTGAATCTGTCAGGTGAACGCCTCAGCATTCCGCCGGTTGACGAAGAGCGGGTGCTTGAATACCTGAAAACACTGATCGAGCTTGAAAAAGACTGGGTGCCATCTACACCGGGACACTCTTTATATATTCGTCCGTTTATTATTGCAACAGAACCGAACCTTGCAGTCAGTCCGTCTAAAACATACCGGATGATGATTCTGCTTTCACCGGTCGGCCCTTATTTCCCGGGTGGTCTGAAGCCGGTTACAATTCATGTGGAGCAGGAGTTCACTCGCGCTGTAAAAGGCGGGACAGGCATGGCGAAGACTGCAGGAAACTACTCTTCAGGCTATCAGGCGCAGGCAGGCGCTAAAAAAGCAGGAAATGCAGACGTGCTGTGGCTTGACGGAATTGAGAAGCGCTACATTGAAGAAGTCGGTAGCATGAACATTTTCTTCAAAATCAATGGAGAAGTGGTCACACCTGCACTCAGCGGCAGTATCTTAAAAGGCGTCACGCGTATGTCGATTATCGAAGTGCTGAAAAGCTGGGGGATCCCTGTTACTGAACGCCGCATCGCAATTGATGAGCTGTATGACCTTTATGAAAAAGGGCATGTGGAAGAAGCTTTCGGAACAGGTACAGCAGCTGTTATTTCACCGGTTGGCGAGCTGAACTGGGGAGATAAAAAGATGGTATTTAATGACCATAATATAGGAGAGCTGTCTCAAAAACTGTATGACACGATTACCGGCATTCAGACAGGCAGACGACCTGATGAGTTCAACTGGACAGTCGAGGTAAAATAA
- a CDS encoding NUDIX family hydrolase, translating into MEEHKIIERLQAHEPIILGEEAVRNYSILIPFIKKEDGLHLLFEVRSLTMRRQPGEICFPGGKVDRDDDSAKGAAIREAREELGLRDASIGRVYSFGKLVSPFGMTISTYVGFIDQESEIQPNPSEVEEVFTVPLSYFLNEKPDEHIIKVEVKPEDGFPYELIANGREYKWQTRQYSEYFYHYEGRVIWGLTARVLREFVDKVLKKE; encoded by the coding sequence ATGGAAGAACATAAAATCATTGAACGGCTTCAGGCGCATGAACCGATTATTCTCGGAGAAGAAGCCGTACGAAATTATTCGATTTTAATTCCTTTTATTAAAAAAGAAGACGGGCTTCATCTGCTGTTTGAAGTGCGATCACTGACTATGCGGAGGCAGCCGGGCGAAATCTGCTTCCCGGGTGGAAAAGTCGACCGTGATGACGATAGTGCAAAGGGTGCAGCGATCCGTGAAGCACGGGAAGAGCTTGGACTGCGCGACGCATCGATCGGGCGCGTCTATTCTTTTGGAAAGCTGGTATCTCCTTTTGGTATGACAATCAGCACATATGTCGGTTTTATTGATCAGGAATCCGAAATCCAGCCGAACCCTTCAGAAGTGGAAGAAGTATTCACCGTACCGCTTTCTTACTTTTTAAATGAAAAGCCGGATGAGCATATTATTAAGGTAGAAGTGAAGCCTGAAGACGGTTTTCCTTATGAACTGATTGCCAATGGCCGGGAATACAAGTGGCAGACAAGGCAGTATTCAGAGTACTTCTATCACTATGAAGGCAGGGTGATCTGGGGCCTGACAGCGCGTGTGTTGAGGGAGTTTGTAGACAAAGTGTTAAAGAAAGAATAA
- a CDS encoding triacylglycerol lipase: MQLGAKVFLIHGFNKSAADMYPLERFLSQMGYDCITLSFELRYHPFEHAAEVLSGLLKNKVLRDEKVFLVGHSTGGIVIRKVLSDPDCARKVERAVLIATPNQGSGLAGAAHLIRPFTAVYKTLFSITPAFLSGYPFAASGVEVGAIAGDRAGLLLGKLLRQRNDGRVETASVWLPDIKDFLILPYHHKQIHHQQETARLINHFFRHGSFH, translated from the coding sequence TTGCAGTTGGGTGCAAAAGTGTTTTTAATTCATGGCTTCAATAAAAGTGCAGCAGATATGTATCCTCTTGAACGCTTTCTGAGTCAGATGGGTTATGACTGTATCACCCTCTCCTTCGAGCTCAGATACCACCCTTTTGAGCACGCAGCAGAAGTGTTGTCAGGTCTGCTGAAAAATAAAGTACTTAGAGATGAAAAAGTATTTCTAGTCGGTCACAGCACAGGAGGCATTGTGATTCGCAAGGTGCTCTCAGATCCTGACTGTGCCAGGAAGGTCGAGCGTGCTGTACTGATTGCCACACCGAACCAGGGGAGCGGTCTCGCTGGCGCTGCTCACCTGATCCGTCCTTTTACAGCAGTATACAAAACGCTGTTTTCCATTACACCTGCTTTTCTCAGCGGGTATCCGTTTGCTGCTTCGGGTGTTGAGGTTGGGGCTATTGCAGGTGACCGCGCAGGCCTTTTACTTGGGAAACTGCTCAGACAGCGCAACGATGGACGTGTTGAGACGGCATCAGTCTGGCTGCCGGATATAAAAGATTTTCTGATTCTTCCCTATCATCACAAGCAGATTCATCATCAGCAGGAAACTGCCCGGCTGATCAATCACTTTTTCAGGCACGGCAGCTTTCACTAA
- a CDS encoding transcriptional regulator, which yields MKVTIKDIAKLAGVSQATVSKIINNYHDVGQETRKRVIEIMEREGYRPSQSRMINDKKTNVVGVVFAGRVNADLTHPVFVEVLNEFKKTIGQLGYDLILFSNEQFFEVRENYLARCQHFDVDGCLIIAGDQVESSVYELDQSPIPCVGVDIELTGPFSSYVMSDSNSIAAKVVEHFYLNGHRKIAYIGGTNGSLVADSRLSAFKQTLKYYGLPMKDEWFYEGDFFEKSGYDGMNRLLDLEDTPTAVFASADLMAIGAMKAAKERGLHVPDDISVIGCDDILPARYVEPPLTTIRQDKVKMGKMAAHILLDLIKNHIESSTVAVEPELVVRHSTGAALQTNS from the coding sequence ATGAAGGTAACCATAAAAGATATCGCCAAATTAGCCGGCGTTTCTCAGGCGACTGTTTCTAAAATTATTAATAATTATCATGATGTCGGGCAGGAAACGAGAAAGCGCGTCATAGAAATTATGGAGCGCGAAGGCTATCGTCCTTCCCAGTCACGCATGATCAATGATAAAAAAACCAACGTAGTTGGAGTCGTATTTGCCGGACGGGTTAACGCTGATTTAACCCATCCGGTTTTTGTTGAAGTGCTGAATGAATTCAAAAAAACAATTGGTCAATTAGGCTATGACCTGATTTTATTTTCCAATGAACAGTTTTTTGAAGTGCGGGAAAACTATCTTGCCAGATGTCAGCATTTCGATGTGGATGGCTGCCTGATTATTGCAGGTGATCAGGTCGAGTCCTCAGTATATGAACTTGACCAGAGTCCAATTCCGTGTGTAGGTGTGGATATTGAACTGACAGGACCGTTTTCAAGCTATGTCATGAGTGACAGCAACAGTATCGCAGCAAAAGTGGTTGAACATTTTTACCTGAACGGGCACCGTAAAATTGCCTATATCGGCGGTACAAATGGATCTCTTGTTGCTGATTCCAGATTAAGTGCATTTAAGCAGACGCTAAAGTACTATGGTCTTCCGATGAAGGATGAATGGTTTTACGAGGGTGATTTCTTCGAAAAGAGCGGATATGACGGGATGAACCGCCTGCTTGATCTAGAAGATACACCAACTGCTGTTTTTGCAAGCGCAGACCTGATGGCGATTGGTGCAATGAAAGCGGCAAAAGAGCGCGGACTTCACGTGCCTGATGATATTTCCGTTATCGGGTGTGATGATATTCTGCCGGCAAGATATGTGGAGCCACCGCTTACAACGATCAGACAGGATAAAGTGAAAATGGGCAAGATGGCTGCTCACATTTTACTTGATCTGATTAAAAATCATATTGAATCCAGTACAGTTGCTGTCGAGCCTGAACTTGTTGTCAGACACTCAACAGGTGCTGCACTGCAGACGAATAGCTGA
- a CDS encoding sugar ABC transporter permease, which translates to MKQVAINQPKKQPGRFILYGLLIFAGLVSLFPFYWMFVMATQPNHVINQTPPALLPGAELVTNFTNVLGTIDFFGAMMNSLIVSVAVTAGSLFLCSLAGFAFAKLKFKGRDVLFVLILITMMIPPQLGLIPTYYIISQLGWLSDLKAIIVPGLINAFGIFWMRQYIKEAVPDELIEAARIDGCSIFRVYWNIVTPAILPAFATLGIIVFMNVWNDFLWPLVVLQDQSSHTLQVALRALSDSYNRDYGMILSGTFWATVPLIIVFLLFNKAFISSLTQGAVKS; encoded by the coding sequence ATGAAACAAGTAGCAATTAATCAACCTAAAAAGCAGCCGGGAAGATTTATCCTGTACGGCTTACTGATTTTCGCCGGACTCGTATCACTTTTCCCGTTCTACTGGATGTTTGTCATGGCGACTCAGCCAAACCACGTGATTAACCAGACACCGCCTGCATTATTACCTGGTGCAGAGCTTGTCACTAACTTTACGAACGTACTTGGAACAATTGATTTCTTCGGTGCAATGATGAATTCACTGATTGTCTCAGTAGCTGTTACTGCAGGAAGTCTGTTCTTATGTTCACTTGCAGGATTTGCATTTGCAAAGCTTAAGTTTAAAGGACGCGATGTACTGTTCGTTCTGATTCTAATTACAATGATGATCCCGCCTCAGCTTGGATTAATTCCAACGTATTACATCATCAGTCAGCTTGGCTGGTTAAGTGATCTGAAGGCAATCATCGTACCAGGTCTGATCAATGCGTTCGGAATCTTCTGGATGCGTCAGTATATTAAAGAAGCTGTACCTGACGAACTGATTGAAGCAGCACGAATTGATGGGTGCTCGATTTTCAGAGTGTACTGGAACATTGTTACACCGGCTATCCTGCCGGCATTCGCAACACTTGGCATTATCGTATTCATGAATGTATGGAACGATTTCCTATGGCCGTTAGTCGTACTTCAGGACCAGTCTAGCCACACGTTACAGGTAGCGCTTCGTGCGTTAAGTGATTCTTATAACCGTGATTATGGTATGATATTATCAGGTACATTCTGGGCAACAGTACCATTAATCATTGTCTTCCTGCTATTCAACAAAGCGTTTATCAGCAGTCTTACACAAGGGGCTGTAAAGAGTTGA
- a CDS encoding sugar transporter, translating to MVSNSEKYTEKKARRSLSEEKRHSIAGYLFVSPFFILFAIFGLFPMLFSFYLAFFKWNGLGEMTYNGINNFTIIFNDPIFWKSIYNTVIIGLLGTVPQLIVAFLLAYALNSQVLRFKNTFRVAIFMPYVTSIVAVAILFSIIFNNQSFGLVNSFLGIFGVEPIVFTQSEWGAKIAIAAMIFWRWVGYNTIIYLAGMQSISNDLYEAAKIDGATLTQQLRYITLPMLKPFVLFTVFMGTIGSLQIFTEPLIFFGGNLREEGITVVAYLYRDAFENNFFGTASAVAIVLFVIIMVFSVINLLVTNRLGRGKARKA from the coding sequence ATGGTATCAAATTCTGAGAAATACACTGAGAAAAAAGCAAGGCGATCTTTAAGCGAAGAAAAACGTCATAGTATTGCAGGCTACCTGTTTGTCTCTCCGTTTTTCATTCTCTTTGCGATTTTCGGCTTATTCCCGATGCTGTTCAGCTTCTATCTTGCTTTCTTTAAGTGGAACGGCCTTGGAGAAATGACGTATAACGGTATTAACAACTTCACAATTATTTTTAACGATCCGATTTTTTGGAAGTCAATCTATAACACAGTTATCATTGGGCTTTTGGGAACGGTGCCGCAGCTGATCGTCGCATTTTTACTGGCATATGCACTGAATTCACAGGTTCTCCGCTTTAAAAATACATTCAGAGTAGCGATCTTTATGCCGTACGTTACATCAATTGTAGCTGTGGCGATTCTATTCAGTATTATCTTTAACAATCAATCTTTCGGATTAGTTAACAGCTTCCTCGGCATTTTCGGTGTAGAGCCAATCGTCTTTACGCAGTCTGAGTGGGGTGCGAAAATTGCGATTGCAGCGATGATCTTCTGGCGCTGGGTTGGTTATAATACGATCATTTACCTTGCAGGGATGCAGAGTATTTCAAATGATTTATATGAAGCTGCAAAAATTGATGGGGCAACACTTACACAGCAGCTGCGTTATATTACGCTGCCAATGCTGAAGCCATTCGTATTGTTTACTGTGTTTATGGGAACAATCGGATCACTTCAGATCTTTACAGAGCCATTAATCTTCTTTGGTGGAAACCTTCGTGAAGAAGGAATTACAGTAGTAGCGTATCTGTATCGTGACGCTTTTGAAAATAACTTCTTTGGCACAGCATCAGCAGTAGCAATTGTACTGTTTGTGATCATCATGGTGTTCTCAGTGATCAACCTGTTAGTTACAAACCGGCTTGGCCGCGGGAAAGCGAGGAAGGCTTAA